The following proteins come from a genomic window of Thiothrix winogradskyi:
- a CDS encoding carbohydrate kinase family protein has product MTANSTISAPRLRPLIFGEVLFDRFPDGTSVLGGAPFNVAWHLQAFGQQPLLLSCVGKDALGEQLQAAMQAWGMDQSGLQLDPHHPTGVVDVQFHDGEPQYEIVPDSAWDFIRQEHLPALPANALLYHGSLALRQPVSRTTWEHLSQQPELPRFIDINLRAPWWDAPSIAPLLRHATYLKLNADELATLIPQAADTEAQIQQLFADSALQYLILTQGAAGAMAIAASGERWHVAPEHTTHIVDTVGAGDAVSSVVLLGLLNGWGMAQTVQRAQQFASAVVGLRGATTRSMAFYQPFIDAWQLTF; this is encoded by the coding sequence ATGACAGCAAACTCAACAATATCCGCCCCCCGCTTACGCCCGTTGATTTTCGGGGAAGTGCTGTTTGATCGCTTCCCGGATGGCACATCTGTTCTCGGTGGCGCACCGTTTAATGTGGCTTGGCATTTACAGGCTTTCGGGCAACAACCGCTGTTGCTGTCCTGTGTCGGTAAGGATGCCTTGGGTGAACAATTGCAAGCCGCGATGCAGGCATGGGGCATGGATCAAAGCGGGTTGCAACTTGACCCGCATCACCCTACTGGTGTGGTGGATGTGCAGTTTCACGACGGTGAACCGCAGTATGAAATTGTGCCAGACAGTGCATGGGATTTTATTCGCCAAGAACATTTACCCGCGTTACCCGCCAATGCCCTGCTGTATCACGGCAGTTTAGCCTTGCGGCAGCCAGTTTCTCGCACAACTTGGGAACATCTGTCACAACAGCCTGAATTACCGCGTTTTATTGACATTAATCTGCGTGCGCCCTGGTGGGATGCCCCAAGCATTGCGCCGCTGTTACGCCATGCCACGTACCTCAAACTCAATGCCGATGAATTGGCAACCCTCATCCCGCAAGCCGCCGACACCGAAGCACAAATCCAGCAGTTGTTTGCTGATTCAGCATTGCAATACCTGATTCTCACCCAAGGAGCGGCGGGGGCAATGGCAATCGCCGCCAGTGGGGAACGCTGGCACGTTGCACCGGAACACACCACCCACATTGTGGATACCGTTGGTGCGGGCGATGCCGTCAGCAGCGTGGTGCTGTTGGGCTTGTTAAACGGCTGGGGAATGGCGCAAACTGTGCAACGCGCCCAACAATTTGCCAGTGCGGTGGTGGGTTTGCGTGGGGCAACAACCCGTTCGATGGCGTTTTACCAGCCGTTTATTGACGCATGGCAATTGACATTCTGA